From Brachionichthys hirsutus isolate HB-005 chromosome 16, CSIRO-AGI_Bhir_v1, whole genome shotgun sequence, a single genomic window includes:
- the hrob gene encoding homologous recombination OB-fold protein has translation MTCKLSGLFSIGEEFDDEDLLGTDWAVHSASGPANAAAAASPCALRASSAARGEPEKDRLQPTGEISAASWSGTARRSGSHAAGGQTVSPGLRQIPSARPRSLRPPVPGSPPPKSAAERAEAREPVKPGVAQDDFDDWDVDLEDLDECEGRMGPPLRAPPPAPPPPSANTLRPLTCGGTALRRDQTASSSNNPPPWTRPAPFLPPPPQRHVFSAPSPFSVTLNRPHVPQRVSRTPGPSPQARSLFETISPAPRSAGLNTPVLTNRLVQLVSASNKLPRKRARSEPCRTRTRRFPGPAGLLPEQPSGRNLDEIVVSAPVTPAHGAVARLPSQGSGSQAEEDDFCGDAWTAMRTDMGLDERNPSCFLHSYSVVMVLRKAALKQLAKNKVPNMAVVLKSIVDTTADAKAVFKDPTGEIQGTVHRQLLEDRAEELKVGAVLLLKQVGVFSPSHRNHYLNVTPNNLLRIYAPDGVCLTARLPPLVSELMLTSPPRPPRGLREPVSQMQLVFDEEDDEGQVGVRCTEEGEDPSRGAKAGPGGSLQDPSPQHSSWESDAGLDELLGALPDDTYSF, from the exons ATG ACTTGCAAGCTAAGCGGGTTGTTCAGCATCGGAGAGGAGTTTGATGATGAG GACCTGTTGGGGACAGACTGGGCCGTCCACTCGGCGTCCGGACCGGCCAATGCGGCAGCTGCCGCGTCACCGTGCGCTCTGCGGGCCTCCTCGGCTGCTCGCGGCGAGCCGGAGAAGGACCGCCTCCAGCCAACTGGCGAGATATCGGCTGCCTCGTGGAGCGGCACAGCGAGGAGGAGCGGCTCGCACGCTGCCGGCGGACAAACGGTTTCTCCGGGATTGAGGCAGATCCCCTCGGCTCGTCCTCGCTCCCTCCGTCCTCCGGTGCCGGGAAGCCCGCCCCCCAAGTCAGCGGCGGAGCGTGCTGAGGCGCGGGAGCCGGTGAAACCCGGCGTGGCTCAGGACGACTTTGATGACTGGGATGTTGACCTGGAAGACCTGGACGAGTGTGAGGGTCGGATGGGGCCGCCGCTCCGGGCTCCGCCTCCGGCCCCGCCTCCACCTTCAGCCAATACGCTGCGCCCCCTCACCTGTGGAGGGACGGCGCTGAGGCGGGATCAGACCGCCTCGTCCAGTAATAACCCTCCTCCTTGGACTCGCCCCGCTcctttcctgccccccccaccacagagGCATGTCTTTTCTGCCCCCAGCCCCTTTTCCGTGACTCTAAACAGGCCCCACGTCCCGCAGAGAGTCTCCAGGACTCCGGGACCGTCCCCTCAGGCTCGCAGCCTCTTTGAGACAATCTCCCCGGCACCGCGCTCCGCCGGCCTCAACACGCCGGTCCTCACCAACCGCCTGGTCCAGCTGGTGTCCGCCTCCAATAAGCTTCCCAGGAAGCGAGCTCGATCCGAGCCTTGCCGGACCAGGACCCGGCGCTTCCCCGGTCCCGCCGGACTCCTGCCAGAGCAG CCGTCGGGTCGGAACCTGGATGAAATCGTGGTTTCTGCTCCCGTGACTCCGGCTCACGGCGCCGTGGCCCGTTTGCCGAGCCAG GGTTCCGGCTCGCAGGCCGAGGAAGACGACTTCTGCGGCGACGCCTGGACGGCGATGAGGACAGACATGGGATTGGACGAGCGGAACCCCTCGTGTTTCTTGCACTCTTACAGCGTCGTCATGGTGCTTCGAAAG gCGGCGCTGAAACAGCTGGCCAAAAACAAAGTCCCCAACATGGCCGTCGTCCTGAAGAGCATCGTCGACACAACCGCCGACGCCAAGGCCGTGTTTAAAGACCCGACAG GGGAGATCCAGGGAACGGTGCATCGGCAGCTCCTGGAGGACCGGGCGGAGGAGCTGAAGGTGGGAGCCGTGCTCCTGCTCAAACAA GTGGGCGTGTTCTCCCCCTCCCATAGGAACCATTACCTCAACGTGACGCCGAACAACCTGCTGAGGATCTACGCCCCCGATGGCGTCTGCCTGACCGCGCGGCTCCCGCCGCTCGTCTCG GAGCTGATGCTGACGTCgcctcctcggcctcctcgTGGCCTCCGGGAGCCGGTGTCTCAGATGCAGCTGGTGTTTGACGAAGAGGATGATGAGGGGCAAGTCGGGGTGAGATGCACGGAGGAAGGGGAGGACCCCTCGAGAGGCGCTAAAGCTGGCCCCGGCGGAAGCCTCCAGGATCCATCACCGCAGCACTCCAGCTGGGAGTCAG ACGCCGGCCTGGACGAACTCCTGGGGGCGTTACCGGACGACACCTACAGCTTCTGA
- the asb16 gene encoding ankyrin repeat and SOCS box protein 16 — protein sequence MSNSRRSLRLEQDFREWEDARQALAHRRSMARAPLPRAPPRQRPLQEVRAPPPQIRCRDTAVHNTFMCGDMKGVYAVLREPGMVNALMETVHEEMAWTPEMGLWTLSSTVKHSSPLRLAAGSGHAGCVEELLFRGAEVNDDPGGRAALHDACVGGHAACVQLLLRQGADPDLLSEDGSAPLHLCASSQSLRCAEALLEGGAEVNVRTRESRLTPLHVASRRGLEAHAELFLRHGADVSATSREGETPLNAACAGAESPPEAGRYLRVIQTLLDAGANPRTAGRKRHTPLHNACGNCSHRIVDVLLQHGAEADAVNCVGCTPMDCLLQVVEDFLEQQPEAVARSLLNHGTKPVPPKNLKQCALSPTTLEVMLNCYPSIPRCDWLDSLSSETREDQPRFLDLVIQRRSQPRSLQHLCRCALRLHLSARCHSAVGKLGLPSFLRNYLLLFNDGALR from the exons ATGTCGAACTCGCGGCGCTCTCTGAGACTGGAGCAGGACTTTCGGGAGTGGGAGGATGCTCGCCAAGCGTTGGCTCACAGGAGATCGATGGCCAGGGCCCCGCTGCCCCGGGCCCCCCCCAGGCAGCGGCCCCTGCAGGAGGTACGGGCCCCCCCGCCTCAGATCCGGTGCAGAGACACGGCCGTGCACAACACCTTCATGTGCGGGGACATGAAAGGCGTGTACGCGGTGCTGAGGGAGCCCGGGATGGTCAACGCGCTGATGGAGACGGTGCACGAGGAGATGGCGTGGACTCCAGAGATGG GCCTGTGGACGCTGAGCTCCACGGTGAAGCACAGCTCGCCGTTGCGTCTGGCCGCCGGCAGCGGACACGCGGGATgcgtggaggagctgctgttccGCGGCGCCGAGGTGAACGACGACCCGGGAGGACGCGCCGCCCTCCACGACGCCTGCGTGGGCGGACACGCGGCCTgcgtccagctgctgcttcgtCAAGGGGCGGATCCAGACCTGCTGTCCGAAGATGGAAGCGCTCCTCTTCACCTCTGCGCGTCTTCCCAGTCGCTCCG GTGCGCTGAGGCGCTTTTGGAGGGCGGGGCAGAGGTCAACGTGAGGACGCGGGAGTCCAGGCTCACGCCCCTGCACGTGGCCTCGCGGCGGGGCCTGGAGGCGCACGCCGAGCTCTTCCTCAGACACGGCGCCGACGTGTCGGCCACGAGCCGGGAGGGCGAGACCCCCCTGAACGCCGCGTGCGCCGGCGCCGAGAGCCCCCCCGAGGCCGGGCGGTACCTACGCGTGATCCAAACGCTGCTGGATGCGGGGGCCAACCCCAGAACTGCAGGTCGGAAGCGGCACACCCCGCTGCACAACGCCTGCGGGAACTGCAGCCACCGGATCGTGGACGTCCTCCTGCAGCACGGGGCCGAGGCGGACGCGGTGAACTGCGTGGGATGCACGCCGATGGACTGTCTGCTGCAG GTGGTTGAAGActtcctggagcagcagcctgaAGCTGTAGCGCGATCTCTGCTGAACCACGGAACGAAGCCGGTCCCGCCAAAG AACTTAAAGCAGTGCGCCCTCTCCCCCACCACCTTGGAGGTGATGCTGAACTGCTATCCTTCAATCCctcgctgtgattggctggattCTCTGTCGTCTGAGACGCGTGAG GATCAGCCGAGGTTCTTGGACCTGGTGATCCAGCGTAGGAGTCAGCCTCGGTccctgcagcatctctgccGATGCGCTTTGCGCCTCCACCTCAGCGCCCGATGCCACTCAGCAGTCGGTAAACTGGGCCTTCCCAGCTTCCTGAGGAATTACCTGCTGCTGTTCAACGACGGGGCGCTCCGATGA
- the tmub2 gene encoding transmembrane and ubiquitin-like domain-containing protein 2, whose product MAVLDGMEDAVTAAGGVLFLTLALVLAWLSTHVADRGDHILGTILTVGTQASLFRLGDHDSYGAGSPSADAPVRQTPPPSQENKPDDGEPGAETGDGEGAEGVGTDLLDIQSKQRQAGRVHTSDEEDDVVDEEELEDEDKKILNPTPPAGATAATCMSVRLKFLNDTEEVAVVDPRDTVGGLKRKFFSGQEHQIKLIYRGRLLQDPERTLSSLNVTHHSVIHCHVSQPPHQPAPEDGASGGVQAAGAAVSTGSLVVPVFVVVLAVVWYFRINYRQFFTAPATVSLVGVTVFFSFLIFGMHRR is encoded by the exons ATGGCGGTGTTGGACGGGATGGAGGACGCGGTGACCGCAGCCGGCGGCGTGCTGTTCCTGACCCTGGCCCTGGTCTTGGCCTGGCTGTCGACCCACGTGGCAGACCGGGGAGACCACATACTGGGCACCATCCTCACCGTGGGCACCCAGGCCTCCCTGTTCAGACTGGGAGACCACGACAGCTACGGTGCCGGATCTCCGAGCGCGGACGCCCCCGTAcggcaaacccctccaccatcGCAGGAGAACAAACCGGACGACGGCGAGCCGGGGGCTGAGACGGGAGACGGGGAGGGAGCCGAGGGGGTCGGGACGGATCTGCTGGACATACAGAGCAAGCAACGGCAGGCCGGGAGGGTCCACACTTCAGACGAGGAAGACGACGTAGTcgatgaggaggagctggaggacgaaGATAAGAAGATCTTAAATCCCACCCCCCCCGCCGGCGCCACTGCGGCCACCTGCATGTCTGTTCGCCTGAAGTTTTTAAATGACACGGAGGAGGTTGCTGTTGTGGATCCGCGAGACACAGTGGGAGGGCTGAAAAG GAAATTCTTCTCCGGCCAGGAGCATCAAATCAAGCTGATCTACCGCGGGCGGCTGCTGCAGGATCCCGAGCGGACTCTGTCGTCGCTGAACGTCACGCACCACAGCGTGATCCACTGCCACGTCTCCCAGCCCCCGCACCAGCCCGCCCCCGAGGACGGGGCCTCTGGGGGAGTCCAGGCCGCCGGCGCGGCCGTCAGCACCGGCAGCCTGGTGGTGCCCGTGTTCGTGGTGGTGCTGGCGGTGGTTTGGTACTTCCGCATCAACTACAGGCAGTTCTTCACCGCGCCGGCGACCGTCTCCCTCGTCGGAGTCACCGTGTTCTTCAGCTTTCTGATCTTCGGGATGCACCGCCGCTGA
- the atxn7l3a gene encoding ataxin-7-like protein 3 — MKMEAMPLSGPDNAKLEALVHDVYSELVDDASLGLCFEVHRAVKQGCFFLDEMDQESTKEFEIVDQPGVDIFGQVYNQWKNKECECPNCKRLIAASRFAPHLEKCLGMGRNSSRIANRRLASNNNTSKSESDQEDNDDVNDNDWSYGAEKKAKKKKSDKNQNSPRRSKSVKHKNGELGGGAGGASEPYKFYNSGINYETLGPEEVRSLLTTHCGVISEHTKKMCTRSQRCPQHTDEQRRGVRVFLLGPSAPPLPDAGAALENSFDPPDGQTPTSRLQWEDSPEVSPADSASSKASTNHSDSRRPKKKKKMSVGLNGGGGGGGGGGGGGGLAGGGGGAGALIGGGSSSSSQMNISLLTKKKRPKLSAASISSIYDDLN, encoded by the exons atgaaaatggaggCCATGCCCCTGTCAGGACCGGACAACGCTAAGCTGGAG GCCTTGGTCCACGACGTTTACTCCGAGTTGGTGGACGACGCCTCCTTGGGTCTCTGCTTCGAGGTCCATCGCGCCGTGAAGCAGGGCTGCTTCTTCCTGGACGAAATGGACCAAGAGAGCACGAAGGAGTTCG AAATCGTGGACCAGCCGGGCGTGGACATATTCGGTCAGGTGTACAATCAGTGGAAAAACAAAGAGTGCGAGTGCCCGAACTGTAAGAGGCTGATAGCGGCGTCCCGCTTCGCCCCCCACCTGGAGAAGTGTCTCGGCATGGGACGCAACAGCAGCCGCATCGCCAACCGCAG acTGGCCAGCAATAACAACACGAGCAAATCGGAGAGCGACCAGGAAGACAACGACGACGTCAACGACAACGACTGGTCGTACGGGGCGGAGAAGAAAG CcaagaagaaaaagtcagaTAAG AATCAGAACTCCCCGAGAAGATCTAAATCTGTGAAGCACAAAAACG GTGAGctcgggggcggggccggcggCGCTTCAGAGCCGTACAAG TTCTACAATTCCGGCATCAACTACGAGACTCTGGGCCCGGAAGAAGTCCGGTCGCTTCTAACAACC CATTGTGGCGTGATCTCCGAGCACACCAAGAAGATGTGCACCAG GTCTCAGCGGTGCCCCCAGCACACGGACGAGCAGAGGAGGGGCGTCAGGGTGTTCCTCCTGGGTCCGTCCGC GCCGCCGCTCCCCGACGCCGGCGCCGCTCTGGAGAACAGCTTCGACCCTCCGGACGGGCAGACCCCGACGAGCCGCCTGCAGTGGGAGGACTCCCCCGAGGTCTCCCCCGCTGACTCGGCCTCGTCCAAAGCCA GCACCAACCACTCGGACTCCAGGAggcccaagaagaagaagaagatgtctGTTGGTttgaatggaggaggaggaggaggaggaggaggaggaggaggaggaggactggctggaggaggaggtggtgcagGAGCATTGATCggaggaggcagcagcagcagctctcagaTGAATATCAGCTtattgaccaaaaaaaagaggccCAAACTCTCAGCGGCTTCCATCTCCAGTATCTATGACGACCTAAACTAG
- the ubtf gene encoding nucleolar transcription factor 1, translating to MNGAMEATSQVQVWAQDDLLRLLEAMKVALPQKDVTKYKTSESHLDWQKVAFNSYTAEMCKQKWQQVSKEIRKFRTLTEIIFDAQDYIKNPYKGKKIKKHPDFPKKPLTPYFRFFMEKRAKYAKLHPEMSNLDLTKILSKKYRELSEKKKKRYVEDFLRDKESFVQSMMKFREEHPDLMESMTKKASNVPEKPKTPQQLWYNHEKKAVLKTHPDATTKNIKDSLGKQWTQLSDKKRLKWIGKSLEQRKEYEGTMREYIQQHPELNMTQDDIVKSTLTKAERHLKDKSDGRPDKPPPNGYSMFCAELMSNMKDVPSTERMVMCSQRWKLLKQSEKDGYQKRCEQRKKEFEIEMNRFLCSLSEEERQRVLSEEKLGFKRGGTAGSPASKKRNSKTTANPEKPKRPISAMFIFSEEKRPKLHQERPDLSDSELTRLLARMWNELPDKKKEKYKRLETVLKAESEKKEKEDRSRLPDPPKNAQDIWQQSVIGDYLAKFKSDRPKAQRAMEAAWSTMEKKEKIMWIKKAAEDQKRYERDLCEMRSPAAAIASGKKMKFEGEPKKPPSNGYQKFSQEMLSNGELNHLPMKERMTEIGGRWQRLSLKDKDRYKKIAEEKQRQYKVLLEQWLASLSSQARNTYKEYNSQKRRSTARPAGPIAKSKKSDVEEEDDDEEDEEEEREKASSDSDSSSEDDDDDDEDEKDDDDDEDEDEDEAEDKENKSEESSSESGSQGSSDSDSD from the exons ATGAATGGAGCAATGGAGGCAACGTCCCAAGTCCAAg tgtGGGCTCAGGATGACCTGCTGAGGCTGTTGGAAGCCATGAAGGTGGCGCTGCCCCAGAAAGACGTGACCAAGTACAAGACGTCCGAGTCCCACCTGGACTGGCAGAAGGTGGCCTTCAACTCCTACACGGCAGAGATGTGCAAGCAGAAGTGGCAGCAGGTCTCCAAAGAG attcgCAAATTCAGGACCCTAACGGAGATCATATTTGACGCCCAAGACTACATCAAGAACCCTTACAAGGGCAAAAAAATCAAG AAACACCCGGATTTCCCCAAGAAGCCGTTGACGCCGTACTTCCGCTTCTTCATGGAAAAGAGGGCCAAGTATGCAAAGCTGCACCCCGAGATGAGCAACCTGGACCTGACTAAGATCCTCTCCAAGAAGTACCGGGAGCTGTCTGAGAAGAAGAAG AAAAGATACGTGGAGGACTTCTTACGGGACAAAGAATCCTTCGTCCAAAGCATGATGAAGTTCAG GGAAGAACACCCGGACCTGATGGAGAGCATGACGAAGAAAGCGTCGAACGTCCCGGAGAAGCCGAAGACGCCCCAGCAGCTCTGGTACAACCACGAGAAGAAGGCCGTCCTCAAGACGCACCCAGAC gcaaccacGAAGAACATCAAGGACAGCCTGGGGAAACAGTGGACGCAGCTGTCCGACAAGAAGAGACTCAAATGGATCGGCAAGTCTCTGGAGCAGAGGAAAGAGTACGAG GGGACGATGCGGGAGTACATCCAGCAGCATCCGGAGCTGAACATGACGCAGGACGACATTGTGAAGTCCACCCTGACCAAGGCGGAGAGACACCTGAAGGACAAGTCCGACGGCCGGCCCGACAAACCCCCCCC AAACGGCTACTCCATGTTCTGCGCGGAGCTGATGTCCAACATGAAGGACGTGCCGAGCACGGAGCGCATGGTGATGTGCAGCCAGCGGTGGAAgctgctgaagcagagcgagaaGGACGGCTACCAGAAGCGCTGCGAGCAG CGGAAGAAGGAGTTTGAAATCGAGATGAACCGGTTCCTCTGC TCTCTGTCGGAGGAGGAGCGGCAGCGGGTCCTGTCTGAGGAAAAGCTCGGCTTCAAACGGGGCGGCACCGCCGGCAGCCCCGCCTCCAAGAAGAGGAACTCAAAGACGACG GCCAATCCGGAGAAACCCAAAAGGCCCATTTCAGCCATGTTCATCTTCTCGGAGGAGAAGCGTCCCAAGCTCCACCAGGAGCGCCCGGACCTCTCCGACAGCGAGCTGACGCGGCTCCTGGCGCGCATGTGGAACGAGCTGCCGGATAAGAAGAAG GAGAAATACAAACGTCTAGAAACGGTCCTGAAGGCGGAGtcggagaagaaggagaaggaggatcGCAGTCGCCTCCCGGACCCACCCAAGAACGCCCAGGACATCTGGCAGCAGAGCGTCATCGGCGACTACCTGGCCAAGTTCAAG AGTGACCGGCCGAAGGCGCAGAGAGCCATGGAAGCGGCGTGGAGCACcatggagaagaaggagaagatcATGTGGATCAAGAAGGCAGCCGAGGACCAGAAAAGATACGAG agggaCCTGTGTGAAATGCGCtcccccgccgccgccatcgCCTCAGGGAAGAAGATGAAGTTTGAGGGCGAACCCAAGAAGCCGCCGTC GAACGGATATCAGAAGTTCTCTCAGGAGATGCTGTCCAACGGCGAGCTGAACCACCTCCCCATGAAGGAGCGGATGACCGAGATCGGCGGCCGCTGGCAGAGGCTGTCCCTGAAGGACAAGGACCGCTACAAGAAGATCGCCGAGGAGAAGCAGAGACAGTACAAAGTCCTGCTGGAGCAGTGGCTGGCT AGCCTTTCTTCCCAAGCGAGGAACACCTATAAAGAATATAATTCACAG AAAAGGAGAAGTACGGCGAGACCAGCAGGTCCCATAGCAAAGTCCAAGAAATCG gacgtggaggaggaggacgatgacgaggaggatgaagaagaagagcgggAGAAAGCTTCCTCTGATTCAGACTCCTCCAGCGAggatgacgacgacgatgatgaggatgag aaggacgacgatgatgacgaagatgaagacgaagacgaggcAGAAGACAAGGAGAACAAGTCTGAGGAGAGCAGCAGTGAATCGGGGTCGCAGGGGTCGTCGGACTCGGATTCGGACTGA